The Leptodactylus fuscus isolate aLepFus1 chromosome 3, aLepFus1.hap2, whole genome shotgun sequence genome has a segment encoding these proteins:
- the LOC142198631 gene encoding olfactory receptor 2A7-like, whose product MNNKTLATEVILLGFSDDIKTNMLLFPVFFLIYVFCVFGNCLIICIILLNPPLHTPMYFFLVNLSFVDLCYSSSAIPKLLVDLLSSHRTISVIGCLIQFKVLLLLGATECQLLTVMAYDRYVAICRPLHYHVLMRWRVCCYLAAYVWIFSFINVTIPSLAMPFTVCYPNKINHFMCEILSVLSLSCDDTSVQERVIFSMGFIVLLLPFILIFVSYICILSSVLKIPSAGRAKAFSTCTSHLTVVAMFFGTGIMTYLRPLSESLYQNKYGFIFCAMISPMLHPLIYSLNNREVKKTLAKYLKCNRHVEGAGQEDR is encoded by the coding sequence ATGAACAATAAGACATTGGCCACTGAAGTTATTCTTCTTGGATTTTCTGATGACATCAAAACTAATATGTTGTTGTTTCCAGTATTTTTCTTAATCTATGTATTCTGTGTATTTGGTAATTGTCTTATCATATGTATCATTCTattgaacccgcccttacacactccaatgtacttcttcctcGTGAATTTATCCTTCGTAGACTTGTGTTACTCCTCATCGGCGATCCCTAAGCTGCTCGTAGACCTCTTATCCTCTCATAGGACAATATCAGTCATTGGTTGTCTCATACAGTTTAAAGTTCTGCTCTTGTTAGGAGCCACTGAATGTCAACTTCTTACCGTCATGGCCTATGACCGATACGTGGCCATCTGCCGCCCCCTCCACTACCACGTTCTCATGAGGTGGAGAGTTTGTTGCTATTTGGCCGCCTATGTATGGATATTTAGTTTCATAAATGTAACCATCCCATCCCTTGCCATGCCCTTTACTGTGTGTTACCCCAACAAGATTAACCATTTCATGTGTGAGATCCTATCGGTGCTGAGCTTGTCATGTGATGATACCTCTGTTCAAGAACGTGTAATATTTAGTATGGGTTTTATCGTTCTTCTTCTCCCctttatattaatttttgtgTCCTATATTTGTATCCTATCTTCCGTACTGAAGATTCCCTCTGCAGGAAGGGCGAAGGCTTTTTCCACTTGTACCTCCCATCTTACTGTGGTGGCCATGTTTTTTGGGACTGGAATAATGACTTATTTGAGACCATTGTCTGAATCTTTATATCAGAACAAGTACGGTTTTATCTTTTGTGCTATGATATCACCGATGTTACATCCTCTTATCTATAGTTTGAACAATAGAGAGGTTAAAAAAACACTTGCGAAATATCTAAAATGTAATCGCCATGTGGAAGGCGCCGGTcaggaggacagataa
- the LOC142198632 gene encoding olfactory receptor 2B6-like: MTNKTLATEVILLGFSDNMKTNMCLFPIFLLIYALCIFGNCLIICVIILNPPLQTPMYFFLVNLSFVDLCYSSTSIPQMLVDLLSTRRTISVIGCLIQFKVFLLIGATECQLLAVMAYDRYVAICRPLHYHVLMRWRVCCYLAAYVWIFSFINVTIPSLAMPFTVCYPNKINHFMCEVLSVLKLSCDDTSAQELVIFSVGFVVLLLPFVLILVSYCCIIYSVLKIPSAGRAKAFSTCTSHLAVVAMFFGTGLVTYLTPSSESLYQNKYGFVFCAIISPMIHPLIYSLNNRDVKKILMKYLK, encoded by the coding sequence ATGACCAATAAGACATTGGCCACTGAAGTTATTCTTCTGGGATTTTCCGATAACATGAAGACTAATATGTGTTTGTTTCCAATATTTCTCTTAATCTATGCACTttgtatatttggaaactgcCTTATTATATGTGTTATTATACTGAATCCTCCCTTACAGACGCCAATGTACTTCTTTCTGGTGAATTTATCCTTCGTAGACTTGTGTTACTCCTCAACGTCAATACCTCAGATGCTCGTAGACCTCTTATCTACTCGTAGGACGATATCAGTCATTGGTTGTCTCATACAGTTTAAAGTGTTTCTATTGATAGGAGCCACTGAATGCCAACTTCTTGCCGTCATGGCTTATGACCGATACGTGGCCATCTGCCGCCCCCTCCACTACCACGTTCTCATGAGGTGGAGAGTTTGTTGCTATTTGGCCGCCTATGTATGGATATTTAGTTTCATAAATGTAACCATCCCATCCCTTGCCATGCCCTTTACTGTGTGTTACCCCAACAAGATTAACCATTTCATGTGTGAGGTCCTATCGGTGCTGAAGTTGTCATGTGATGATACCTCTGCTCAAGAACTTGTAATATTTAGTGTAGGTTTTGTTGTTCTTCTTCTCCCTTTTGTGTTAATTCTTGTGTCTTATTGTTGTATTATATATTCCGTACTGAAGATTCCCTCTGCAGGGAGAGCAAAGGCTTTTTCTACTTGTACCTCACATCTTGCTGTGGTGGCCATGTTTTTTGGGACTGGACTAGTGACTTATTTAACGCCATCATCTGAATCTTTATACCAGAATAAGTATGGGTTTGTTTTTTGTGCTATTATATCTCCGATGATACATCCCCTTATCTATAGTTTGAATAATAGAGATGTTAAAAAAATACTCATGAAATATCTAAAATGA